A single genomic interval of Polyangium spumosum harbors:
- a CDS encoding reverse transcriptase family protein — protein sequence MSLVGLLLELRPLLADPDANFDRVSELLERHQGLAEYEVARFYAGRAFVGPVGRLLGSEDPRERLRGVRLVPLLFARANAAQHLRRMVKDADNAVAHAARAAVRTLGLADVSPPDRRAPAPRFPSPTARGGWNPTGWTFGLFRNHYVFRRGAAATTNAPLTAPPKADVPELKSRNDVAKLVGVKASALPSLMRPGTGKGSGYVEFEIPKRTGGLRKISAPRVRLKNVQRAILREVLEKLPTHPAAHGFVEERSTVTNATPHVGASVVVRVDIEDFFPTVHYRRVLGFFMRYYDEKVAAALAGLTTHRSKLPDGTVVWPGALPQGAPTSPALANLVCRRLDARLDALARKSGATYTRYADDLTFSFRDPPARLGRFLWWVNGILQQEGFAENVKKRRIMRKGGRQRVTGLVVAEKPAIPREDRRRFKAILANCRRHGVESQARGKPDFPAWLRGYAAYVRMVHPELGAKWQREVEEILLKK from the coding sequence ATGAGCCTCGTCGGCCTCCTCCTCGAGCTTCGGCCCCTGCTCGCCGACCCCGACGCGAACTTCGATCGCGTCTCCGAGCTCCTCGAGCGCCACCAGGGCCTCGCCGAGTACGAGGTCGCGCGCTTCTACGCCGGCCGCGCCTTCGTCGGCCCCGTCGGCAGGCTGCTCGGCAGCGAGGACCCGCGCGAGCGGCTCCGCGGCGTTCGGCTCGTCCCGCTCCTCTTCGCGCGGGCGAACGCCGCGCAGCACCTCCGCCGCATGGTCAAGGACGCCGACAACGCCGTCGCGCATGCGGCGCGTGCGGCCGTCAGGACCCTCGGCCTCGCCGATGTCTCGCCGCCCGATCGGCGCGCCCCGGCCCCGCGGTTCCCGAGCCCCACCGCGCGCGGGGGCTGGAATCCCACGGGCTGGACCTTCGGCCTCTTCCGCAACCATTACGTCTTCCGCCGCGGCGCCGCCGCCACCACCAACGCCCCCCTCACGGCTCCCCCCAAGGCCGACGTCCCCGAGCTGAAGAGTCGAAACGACGTGGCCAAGCTCGTCGGCGTCAAAGCCTCTGCGCTCCCCTCCCTCATGCGCCCCGGCACCGGCAAGGGCAGCGGCTACGTCGAATTCGAGATCCCCAAGCGCACCGGCGGCCTGCGCAAGATCTCCGCGCCCCGCGTCCGCTTGAAGAACGTCCAGCGCGCCATCTTGCGCGAGGTCCTCGAAAAGCTCCCCACCCACCCCGCGGCCCACGGCTTCGTCGAGGAGCGCTCCACCGTCACCAATGCGACCCCCCACGTCGGCGCCTCCGTCGTCGTGCGTGTCGACATCGAGGACTTCTTCCCCACCGTCCATTATCGGCGCGTCCTCGGGTTCTTCATGCGGTATTACGACGAGAAGGTCGCCGCCGCCCTCGCGGGCCTCACGACGCACCGGAGCAAGCTCCCGGACGGCACCGTGGTCTGGCCTGGCGCATTGCCTCAGGGCGCGCCCACCTCGCCCGCCCTCGCGAACCTCGTCTGCCGCCGCCTCGACGCGCGCCTCGACGCCCTCGCCAGGAAGAGCGGCGCCACGTATACCCGGTATGCCGACGACCTCACCTTCTCCTTCCGCGACCCGCCTGCGCGGCTCGGCCGGTTCCTCTGGTGGGTCAACGGAATCCTCCAGCAGGAGGGTTTTGCGGAGAACGTCAAGAAGCGCCGCATCATGCGCAAGGGCGGTCGCCAGCGCGTGACGGGCCTCGTCGTCGCCGAGAAGCCCGCCATCCCGCGCGAGGATCGCCGCCGCTTCAAGGCCATCCTGGCCAATTGCCGCCGCCACGGCGTGGAGTCGCAGGCCCGCGGCAAACCCGACTTCCCGGCGTGGCTGCGCGGATATGCGGCCTACGTGCGGATGGTCCACCCCGAGCTCGGCGCAAAATGGCAGCGCGAGGTCGAGGAGATCCTGTTGAAGAAGTGA
- a CDS encoding Rpn family recombination-promoting nuclease/putative transposase — translation MTDNPHDALFQYVFSKPEHAAAALRVMLPAALVEKVDFSTLALAPGHFVDPELDGHRSDLLFSARIANRDAFIYVLWEHQSYVDRWLLLRLLEYMVRIWRSYRDEHPRAKRLPVIVPVVLHHSKTGWRAARRFEELVDVDGVASDVLDHVPRFGIVLDDISRVDDAELAERAMTTLGRLVLYLLRRSRSPEELFAGLGRWAEALRQVLQAADGADAMAAVMVYLRKVGKRDEDEVVMAVRKAVGDSVFDEIFYAGDRLRQQGFEQGIERGIERGIERGIERGIERGKREGLRHALVLQMKLRFGELPASAEEILDAATMEQLDRMTALVLTAPTLADVLGQAAPTKQKPAGKSPTRKPPQRRTRSR, via the coding sequence ATGACCGACAACCCGCACGACGCGCTCTTTCAGTACGTCTTCTCCAAGCCGGAGCACGCGGCCGCCGCGCTCCGCGTGATGCTGCCGGCGGCGCTCGTCGAGAAGGTCGACTTCTCGACCCTCGCCCTTGCGCCCGGCCATTTCGTGGACCCGGAGCTCGACGGTCACCGCAGCGATCTCCTGTTCTCCGCCAGGATCGCGAACCGCGATGCGTTCATCTACGTGCTCTGGGAGCACCAGAGTTACGTCGACAGGTGGCTGCTCTTGCGGCTGCTCGAGTACATGGTGCGCATCTGGCGGTCGTATCGCGACGAGCACCCGCGCGCGAAGAGGTTGCCGGTGATCGTCCCGGTCGTCCTGCACCACAGCAAGACCGGATGGCGGGCGGCGCGGCGGTTCGAGGAGCTCGTGGACGTCGACGGTGTGGCCTCGGACGTGCTCGATCACGTCCCTCGGTTCGGCATCGTGCTGGACGACATCAGCCGCGTGGACGACGCGGAGCTGGCCGAGCGGGCGATGACGACGCTTGGTCGGTTGGTCCTGTACCTCCTCCGCCGCTCGCGCAGCCCGGAGGAGCTCTTCGCGGGGCTCGGCCGGTGGGCGGAGGCGCTCCGGCAGGTGCTGCAGGCGGCGGACGGGGCAGATGCGATGGCGGCGGTGATGGTGTATCTTCGGAAAGTCGGCAAACGAGACGAGGACGAGGTGGTCATGGCCGTGCGGAAAGCCGTGGGCGACAGCGTGTTCGACGAGATCTTCTACGCAGGCGATCGGCTCCGACAGCAGGGGTTCGAACAGGGGATCGAGCGCGGCATCGAGCGCGGCATCGAGCGCGGCATCGAGCGCGGCATCGAGCGCGGCAAACGCGAGGGCCTTCGCCACGCGCTCGTGCTGCAGATGAAGCTCCGCTTCGGCGAGCTGCCCGCCTCCGCCGAGGAGATCCTCGACGCGGCCACGATGGAGCAGCTCGACCGCATGACAGCGCTTGTCCTCACCGCCCCCACGCTCGCCGACGTCCTCGGCCAGGCCGCGCCCACCAAGCAGAAGCCCGCCGGCAAGAGCCCCACCCGCAAGCCTCCCCAGCGCCGCACCCGGAGCCGCTGA
- a CDS encoding aldo/keto reductase, whose translation MDRPPQALPALVRLLDEDPDARRDALDTLDPRPLPARFALRQILLGDEDAEARAAAAQKLGELRSRRFAPALACALQDPMPSVRDRAYRGLCRMEARELLPHAARALRHEPVWWVRRSAVRAAAAAGGKDALPLLVASLADPFWRVRHAAVQALVVLGEDDPEVREAVSRAAADDPTGTVTSAATYLAAAWAGSAAPAPAAPASPPLSLAEGLADEDPAVVTTRLESADPSLVPAAALVAWLGDPHAPLRALARRRLRELRDPDALRLALRWLDEPRVPHAAAEVRAVLDRLANGEDLPLARRVLADDTPPPGALAWAAEVVAVRGTDDDLERVRGLAKAGPPAQRAAALAGLLRDPRSLPVVLAALDDPDEDVRAAALAGWERRPGSPRVLAAWAEALLAAPRATSSPRERRAVAEAAALLGDDRVLARAERDPDPSIRAVALAARVSSGDLPPDARAAALADDDPWIRAAVLDPVASLAAAVSDPDPWVRRQAVTLVFRHHDALPPEDVHAAALACALAPDPFLRARAADLLAPSDELPRESLRALLRLSQDRAPMVRAAAASALEATPGLEDHLLALLDPQTPEPDEAVRTSAYTWLLRDGDDRALARLAAALAPGAEAALVKAHLEALTLVLPDEAFTKQPSLLAHRPASPPPTEPPRRRAVPPRPEGVLLRPLGTTGLLVSPLVVSGAHGLVASSFADARDAGVNAFFWEPRYHELTRFLRSRRAAREGLVLVAGTYHSGPEALRADVERALSRLRVDWIDVFLLFWVRSPERLSDADHDALARLRDEGKLRAFGFSTHDRAIAVEALQRRPWPVVMTRHSAAHPGAEATLLPEARARGTGVLTFTATAYGRLLRPAPPDETKPPSAPDCYRYSLTQPGVSACLTAPRSHRELLENLSVLSRPTLPEDALPGLRAHGERVRAETRRFDALVRRAPGGPRDRLRALLEEDGSRPDDALPPEPKM comes from the coding sequence GTGGACCGCCCCCCGCAAGCCCTCCCCGCGCTCGTCCGCCTCCTCGACGAGGACCCCGACGCCCGGCGCGACGCCCTCGATACCCTCGACCCCCGCCCGCTGCCCGCCCGCTTCGCCCTGCGCCAGATCCTGCTCGGCGACGAGGACGCCGAGGCCCGCGCCGCCGCCGCCCAGAAGCTCGGCGAGCTCCGCAGCCGCCGCTTCGCCCCCGCCCTCGCCTGTGCCCTCCAAGACCCCATGCCCTCCGTGCGCGACCGCGCGTATCGCGGCCTCTGCCGCATGGAAGCCCGCGAGCTCTTGCCCCACGCCGCCCGCGCCCTCCGCCACGAGCCCGTCTGGTGGGTCCGCCGCTCCGCCGTCCGCGCCGCAGCCGCCGCCGGAGGCAAGGACGCGCTCCCGCTGCTCGTCGCCTCCCTCGCCGACCCGTTCTGGCGCGTCCGACACGCCGCCGTGCAGGCCCTCGTCGTCCTCGGCGAGGACGACCCCGAGGTGCGCGAGGCCGTCTCCCGCGCCGCCGCCGACGATCCCACGGGCACCGTCACCTCCGCCGCCACCTACCTCGCCGCCGCGTGGGCCGGCTCCGCCGCGCCCGCGCCCGCGGCCCCCGCTTCGCCGCCCCTCTCCCTCGCCGAAGGCCTCGCCGACGAGGACCCCGCCGTCGTCACCACGCGCCTCGAGAGCGCCGACCCCTCGCTCGTCCCCGCCGCCGCCCTCGTCGCCTGGCTCGGCGATCCCCACGCGCCCCTGCGCGCCCTCGCCCGCCGCCGCCTGCGCGAGCTCCGCGACCCCGACGCGTTGCGGCTCGCCCTGCGCTGGCTCGACGAGCCCCGCGTCCCCCACGCCGCCGCCGAGGTCCGCGCCGTGCTCGATCGCCTGGCCAACGGCGAAGACCTCCCGCTCGCCCGCCGCGTCCTCGCCGACGACACGCCTCCCCCCGGCGCGCTCGCCTGGGCCGCGGAGGTCGTCGCCGTGCGGGGAACCGACGACGACCTCGAGCGGGTGCGCGGCCTGGCGAAGGCCGGCCCGCCGGCACAGCGCGCCGCCGCCCTCGCCGGTTTGCTCCGGGACCCGCGCTCGCTGCCCGTCGTGCTCGCCGCGCTCGACGATCCGGACGAGGACGTCCGCGCCGCGGCCCTCGCCGGCTGGGAGAGGCGCCCCGGATCTCCGCGTGTCCTCGCCGCCTGGGCCGAGGCCCTGCTCGCCGCCCCCCGCGCCACCTCCTCCCCGCGCGAGCGCCGCGCCGTCGCCGAGGCCGCCGCCCTGCTCGGCGACGACCGCGTCCTCGCCCGCGCCGAGCGCGACCCCGACCCCTCGATCCGCGCCGTCGCCCTCGCCGCCCGTGTTTCCTCGGGTGACCTCCCGCCCGACGCCCGCGCCGCCGCCCTCGCCGACGACGACCCCTGGATCCGCGCCGCCGTCCTCGACCCGGTCGCGTCGCTCGCCGCCGCCGTCAGCGACCCCGACCCCTGGGTCCGCCGCCAGGCCGTGACCCTCGTCTTCCGCCATCACGACGCCCTGCCGCCCGAGGACGTGCACGCAGCGGCCCTCGCCTGCGCCCTCGCGCCCGATCCCTTCCTCCGCGCCCGCGCGGCGGACCTGCTCGCGCCCTCGGACGAGCTGCCGCGGGAATCCCTCCGCGCCCTGCTCCGCCTCTCCCAGGACCGCGCCCCCATGGTCCGCGCCGCCGCCGCGAGCGCCCTCGAAGCCACCCCCGGCCTCGAAGACCACCTCCTCGCCCTGCTCGACCCCCAAACCCCCGAGCCCGACGAGGCCGTCCGCACCTCGGCCTACACCTGGTTGCTCCGCGACGGCGACGACCGCGCCCTCGCCCGCCTCGCCGCGGCCCTCGCGCCCGGCGCCGAGGCGGCCCTCGTCAAGGCGCACCTCGAGGCCCTGACGCTCGTCCTGCCGGACGAAGCCTTCACGAAGCAGCCCTCCCTGCTCGCCCACCGCCCCGCGTCGCCCCCGCCGACCGAGCCGCCGCGCCGCCGCGCCGTCCCCCCGCGGCCCGAAGGTGTGCTCCTGCGCCCCCTCGGGACCACGGGCCTGCTCGTCTCGCCCCTCGTCGTCTCCGGCGCGCACGGCCTCGTCGCTTCGAGCTTCGCCGATGCCCGCGACGCCGGCGTCAACGCCTTCTTCTGGGAGCCTCGTTACCACGAGCTCACCCGCTTCTTGCGCTCGCGCCGCGCGGCCCGCGAGGGCCTCGTCCTCGTCGCGGGCACCTACCATTCCGGCCCCGAGGCCCTGCGCGCCGACGTCGAGCGCGCGCTCTCGCGCCTGCGGGTCGACTGGATCGACGTCTTCCTGCTCTTCTGGGTCCGCTCCCCCGAGCGCCTCTCGGACGCCGACCACGACGCCCTCGCGCGCCTGCGCGACGAAGGCAAGCTCCGCGCATTTGGCTTCTCCACCCACGACCGCGCGATCGCCGTCGAGGCCCTCCAGCGCCGCCCCTGGCCCGTGGTCATGACCCGCCACAGCGCCGCCCACCCCGGCGCCGAGGCCACGTTGCTGCCCGAGGCCCGCGCCCGCGGCACGGGCGTGCTCACCTTCACGGCCACCGCTTATGGCCGCCTGCTCCGCCCCGCGCCTCCCGACGAAACCAAACCCCCGAGCGCCCCCGATTGTTACCGCTACTCCCTCACCCAGCCTGGCGTGAGCGCTTGCCTCACGGCGCCGCGTAGCCACCGCGAGCTGCTCGAGAACCTCTCGGTCCTCTCTCGCCCGACCCTGCCCGAGGACGCCCTCCCTGGGCTGCGCGCCCACGGCGAGCGTGTCCGGGCCGAGACGCGGCGCTTCGACGCCCTCGTCCGCCGCGCGCCGGGTGGCCCGCGCGACCGGCTCCGGGCGCTGCTCGAAGAAGACGGCTCGCGCCCTGACGACGCTCTTCCGCCGGAGCCGAAGATGTGA
- a CDS encoding Uma2 family endonuclease, whose amino-acid sequence MRPESFWDKLVFMNEPTGKPATYEDLCALPPNVMGEILDGVLYTQPRGQRCPQAHAVSVLIRRLYRPFYREIDGPGGWWVYFKCPFELPGSPEVVPRLVGWRRERLPHLPSDESIKVVPDWVAEVLSPATRDYNLRIKRPFYAKHGIPWMWIVDPETRVLVASRLEHGRWFEVGTWREDDRARIAPFDAIELDLSDLWFPPKD is encoded by the coding sequence TTGCGCCCGGAGTCATTCTGGGACAAACTCGTCTTCATGAACGAGCCCACGGGCAAACCTGCGACGTACGAGGACCTCTGCGCGCTTCCGCCGAACGTCATGGGTGAAATCCTGGACGGTGTGCTCTACACGCAGCCGCGGGGGCAGCGGTGCCCGCAAGCGCACGCGGTGTCCGTCCTCATCAGGCGCCTCTACAGGCCCTTCTACCGCGAGATCGACGGCCCGGGGGGATGGTGGGTCTACTTCAAGTGCCCCTTCGAGTTGCCCGGTTCGCCCGAGGTCGTCCCGCGACTCGTGGGCTGGCGCCGCGAACGGTTGCCGCATCTTCCCTCGGACGAATCGATCAAGGTCGTGCCCGACTGGGTCGCCGAGGTTCTTTCACCGGCCACGCGTGACTACAACCTCCGCATCAAGCGGCCGTTTTACGCGAAACACGGCATTCCCTGGATGTGGATCGTCGACCCGGAGACCCGCGTGCTCGTGGCGAGCCGCCTGGAGCACGGCCGCTGGTTCGAGGTCGGCACGTGGCGGGAGGACGATCGGGCACGCATCGCGCCGTTCGACGCGATCGAGCTCGACCTGTCCGACCTGTGGTTTCCCCCGAAGGATTGA
- a CDS encoding Uma2 family endonuclease, which yields MSEGARIRATYEDLLSLPPNVKGEILDGVLYTQPKPRFRHMRTATILGGNLSSPFDSGWTGPGGWWIVVEPGIELPDSPEVSPDIAGWRRERMPEPPEDVPITIVPDWVCEIFSPSTRNYDQRVKKPFYAKHGVSYLWFIDPEARLLTAHRLVNGRFQEIGIWGDDDHARIEPFDSVELSLSAIWIPAKD from the coding sequence ATGTCCGAGGGAGCGCGGATACGTGCGACGTACGAGGACCTCCTTTCGCTCCCGCCGAACGTGAAGGGGGAGATCCTGGATGGGGTGCTCTACACGCAGCCGAAGCCGCGGTTTCGGCACATGCGGACCGCGACGATCCTCGGCGGCAACCTCAGCAGCCCCTTCGACAGCGGCTGGACTGGCCCGGGTGGCTGGTGGATCGTCGTCGAGCCGGGCATCGAGCTACCCGACTCGCCCGAGGTGTCTCCGGACATCGCTGGCTGGCGCCGTGAGCGGATGCCCGAACCCCCGGAGGACGTTCCCATCACGATCGTGCCCGACTGGGTCTGCGAGATCTTTTCGCCGAGTACCCGCAACTACGATCAACGGGTCAAGAAACCATTCTATGCCAAACACGGCGTTTCGTATCTGTGGTTCATCGACCCCGAGGCGCGTCTGCTGACCGCGCACCGCCTGGTGAATGGCCGCTTCCAGGAGATCGGCATCTGGGGAGACGACGACCACGCGCGGATCGAGCCGTTCGATTCGGTCGAACTGTCGCTCTCTGCGATCTGGATACCGGCGAAGGACTGA
- the abc-f gene encoding ribosomal protection-like ABC-F family protein, translating into MIVTSNLCKSYGDRTLFEEVSLKLNRSSRYGLVGANGSGKTTLLEILAGDEAATEGSFNIPEGARMGVLRQDRFLEDEAKILDLAMMGDALVWKALEEEKRIVEEGAGDAHKLAELADVIRAHDGYTLKARATSILVGLGIPEEAHARPLATLSGGFKLRVLLAQVLVGGPDVLLLDEPTNHLDILTIRWLEKFLNAHEGCVLVISHDQRFLDNVATHILDIDYGTVTLYHGNYTAFVKEKREERERQQAEIERIEEVIAHKQSYVDRFRYKASKAKQAQSRLKQIEKIEVPELEETSRRTPVFKLEVGRPSGRDVLEAAGITKSYGEKRVLTAVSLVVRRGERVAVIGPNGIGKSTLLKILAGKLDEDAGTVRWGHETRVGYFAQDHREILDDPEATPLGIMKAACPTEPESAVRGRLGRMLFSGDAVNKKVGLLSGGEAARLLFCRILVEEPNVLLLDEPTNHLDVEAIEALAEALVAYEGTLILVSHDRWFVSKIATRILEVLPGGRNDFPGTYEEYLARCGDDHLDADAVAQKDKASRSRAKAEEPAAQASGSSWEEQKKKRNRLKELPARRDKVVASIEAAESQKRDIESRYCEPGFFERTSKEDVAALDQRQKELDARIEALMGEWEAIEKELAEGG; encoded by the coding sequence ATGATCGTCACGTCGAACCTCTGCAAATCGTACGGAGACCGGACCCTCTTCGAGGAGGTGTCGCTGAAGCTCAACCGGTCGTCGCGCTACGGGCTCGTCGGCGCGAACGGGTCGGGCAAGACGACGCTGCTCGAGATCCTGGCCGGCGACGAGGCGGCGACGGAGGGCTCGTTCAACATCCCCGAGGGCGCGCGGATGGGCGTGCTCCGGCAGGATCGGTTCCTCGAAGACGAGGCGAAGATCCTCGACCTCGCCATGATGGGCGACGCGCTCGTCTGGAAGGCGCTCGAAGAGGAGAAGCGGATCGTGGAGGAGGGCGCGGGCGACGCGCACAAGCTCGCCGAGCTCGCCGACGTGATCCGGGCGCACGACGGCTACACGCTGAAGGCGCGGGCGACGTCGATCCTCGTCGGGCTCGGCATCCCGGAGGAGGCACACGCGCGGCCACTCGCGACGCTCTCGGGTGGCTTCAAGTTACGCGTGCTCCTCGCGCAGGTGCTCGTGGGCGGGCCGGACGTGCTCTTGCTCGACGAGCCGACGAACCACCTCGACATCCTGACGATCCGCTGGCTCGAGAAATTCCTGAACGCGCACGAGGGCTGCGTGCTCGTGATCTCCCACGATCAGCGCTTCCTCGACAACGTGGCCACGCACATCCTCGACATCGATTACGGCACGGTGACGCTCTACCACGGCAATTACACGGCGTTCGTGAAGGAGAAGCGCGAGGAGCGGGAGCGGCAGCAGGCGGAGATCGAGCGGATCGAGGAGGTGATCGCGCACAAGCAGTCGTACGTGGACCGGTTCCGGTACAAGGCGTCGAAGGCGAAGCAGGCGCAGAGCCGGCTGAAGCAGATCGAGAAGATCGAGGTGCCGGAGCTCGAGGAGACGTCGCGGCGGACGCCGGTCTTCAAGCTCGAGGTGGGGCGCCCGAGCGGGCGCGACGTGCTCGAGGCCGCCGGGATCACGAAATCGTACGGGGAGAAGCGGGTGCTCACGGCGGTCTCGCTCGTGGTGCGGCGAGGCGAGCGGGTGGCGGTGATCGGGCCAAACGGGATCGGCAAATCGACGCTGCTGAAGATCCTCGCGGGCAAGCTCGACGAGGACGCGGGCACGGTGCGCTGGGGGCACGAGACACGCGTGGGGTATTTCGCGCAGGATCACCGCGAGATCCTCGACGATCCGGAGGCGACGCCGCTCGGGATCATGAAGGCGGCGTGCCCGACGGAGCCGGAGAGCGCGGTGCGGGGGCGGCTCGGGCGGATGCTCTTCTCGGGGGACGCCGTGAACAAGAAGGTCGGGCTGCTCTCGGGCGGAGAGGCGGCGCGGCTCTTGTTTTGCCGGATCCTCGTGGAGGAGCCGAACGTGCTCCTGCTCGACGAGCCGACGAACCACCTCGACGTGGAGGCGATCGAGGCGCTCGCGGAGGCGCTCGTCGCCTACGAGGGGACGCTGATCCTGGTCTCGCACGATCGGTGGTTCGTCTCGAAGATCGCGACGCGGATCCTGGAGGTCTTGCCGGGCGGCCGGAACGATTTCCCGGGCACGTACGAGGAGTACCTCGCGCGCTGCGGCGACGATCACCTCGACGCGGACGCGGTGGCGCAAAAGGACAAGGCGTCGAGGTCACGCGCAAAGGCCGAGGAGCCGGCGGCGCAGGCGTCGGGCTCGTCGTGGGAGGAGCAAAAGAAGAAGCGCAATCGGCTGAAGGAGCTGCCGGCGAGGCGCGACAAGGTGGTGGCGTCGATCGAGGCGGCCGAGTCGCAGAAACGAGACATCGAGTCGCGATATTGCGAGCCGGGGTTCTTCGAGCGTACGAGCAAGGAGGACGTGGCCGCGCTGGATCAGCGACAAAAAGAGCTCGACGCGAGGATCGAGGCCCTCATGGGGGAGTGGGAGGCGATCGAGAAGGAGCTCGCCGAGGGCGGATGA
- a CDS encoding penicillin-insensitive murein endopeptidase — protein sequence MRLLARIAAPLALALALVAAGPRAAEAAPGEKATKAAPAKDKGKKIKVPAKKAQKKPEKKRPKGAVSVGAPNKGKLYGAHKLASSKSVEVRGGGHAYGLPDLVRVLRRAAAKVSGKYKGSVLYVGDLSAKHGGPLLGHNSHQSGRDADVGFYMISAKGKHVNPHRFVAFGSDGRPRGGEVVRFDDERNWAFVEALITDKKTEVRYLFVSHGLRTRLLKYAAKKNVPKELYTKAASALMSPADADVHDDHFHVRIACPERMRGTCVEESYLKGRASAKSKDPKGDAAPKEDAGKAKEAKEEKEAAPSNEKDG from the coding sequence ATGCGCTTGCTCGCCCGGATCGCCGCGCCCCTCGCCCTCGCCCTCGCGCTCGTCGCGGCAGGCCCGCGCGCCGCCGAGGCCGCCCCCGGCGAGAAGGCCACGAAGGCCGCGCCGGCGAAGGACAAGGGCAAGAAGATCAAGGTCCCCGCGAAGAAGGCCCAGAAGAAGCCGGAGAAGAAGCGGCCCAAGGGCGCAGTCTCGGTCGGGGCGCCGAACAAGGGCAAGCTGTACGGAGCCCACAAGCTCGCCTCGAGCAAGTCGGTCGAGGTGCGCGGCGGCGGGCACGCGTACGGGCTGCCGGACCTCGTGCGGGTGCTGCGGCGCGCGGCGGCCAAGGTGAGCGGGAAATACAAGGGTTCGGTGCTCTACGTGGGCGACCTGTCGGCGAAACACGGCGGGCCGCTCCTCGGGCACAACTCGCATCAGTCGGGGCGCGACGCGGACGTCGGCTTCTACATGATCAGCGCGAAGGGAAAACACGTGAACCCGCACCGGTTCGTGGCCTTCGGCAGCGACGGGCGGCCACGCGGCGGCGAGGTGGTGCGCTTCGACGACGAGCGGAACTGGGCGTTCGTCGAGGCGCTGATCACCGACAAAAAGACCGAGGTGCGGTACCTGTTCGTCTCGCACGGCCTCCGGACGCGGCTGCTCAAGTACGCAGCGAAAAAAAACGTGCCGAAGGAGCTCTACACGAAGGCAGCCTCGGCGCTGATGAGCCCCGCCGACGCGGACGTGCACGACGACCACTTCCACGTGCGGATCGCCTGCCCCGAGAGGATGCGCGGGACGTGCGTGGAGGAGTCGTACCTCAAGGGCAGGGCGAGCGCGAAGAGCAAGGATCCGAAGGGGGACGCGGCGCCGAAGGAAGACGCAGGCAAAGCGAAGGAAGCCAAGGAAGAGAAGGAAGCGGCGCCGAGCAACGAGAAGGACGGCTAG
- the xth gene encoding exodeoxyribonuclease III, with protein sequence MRIASWNVNSIRARLEHLRTFLETASPDVLCMQETKVEDEKFPEEALGDAGYRVVFFGQKTYNGVAIAARYGLGIEDVKKNLDGDEDDAPRRLIAATIEGVRIINVYVPNGQAVGTKPFAYKLAWFERLGLDLAAHHRPDEPLLICGDFNVAPTNLDVHEPKRWEGQVLCHPDERAALGKLFAWGLVDALRDKHPDEKVYSWWDYRMGAYRKNHGLRIDLALVTPPLLARTKDVWVDRSVRELERPSDHAPVLIDLAESQA encoded by the coding sequence ATGCGTATCGCCTCCTGGAACGTGAACTCGATCCGCGCTCGCCTCGAGCACCTCCGCACCTTCCTCGAGACTGCGAGCCCCGACGTGCTCTGCATGCAGGAGACCAAGGTCGAGGACGAAAAATTCCCCGAGGAGGCCCTCGGCGACGCCGGCTACCGCGTCGTCTTCTTCGGGCAGAAGACCTACAACGGCGTGGCCATCGCCGCGCGGTACGGCCTCGGCATCGAGGACGTGAAGAAGAACCTCGACGGCGACGAGGACGACGCCCCGCGGCGCCTGATCGCCGCGACGATCGAGGGCGTGCGTATCATCAACGTGTACGTGCCCAACGGGCAGGCCGTCGGCACCAAGCCCTTCGCCTACAAGCTCGCGTGGTTCGAGCGGCTCGGCCTCGACCTCGCCGCGCACCACAGGCCCGACGAGCCCTTGCTCATCTGCGGCGACTTCAACGTCGCCCCGACGAACCTCGACGTCCACGAGCCCAAGCGCTGGGAGGGCCAGGTCCTCTGCCACCCCGACGAGCGCGCGGCGCTCGGCAAGCTCTTCGCCTGGGGCCTCGTGGACGCCCTGCGCGACAAGCACCCCGACGAGAAGGTCTACTCCTGGTGGGACTACCGCATGGGCGCCTACCGCAAGAACCACGGCCTGCGCATCGACCTCGCGCTCGTCACGCCGCCGCTGCTCGCGCGGACGAAGGACGTGTGGGTCGACCGCAGCGTGCGGGAGCTCGAGCGCCCGAGTGACCACGCCCCCGTCCTGATCGACCTCGCCGAAAGTCAAGCCTGA